In Streptomyces sp. NBC_00483, a single window of DNA contains:
- a CDS encoding 3-hydroxyacyl-CoA dehydrogenase → MTAHDRLVGVVGTGTMGQGIAQVALVAGHPVRLYDAVPGRARSAAESIAARLDRLVEKGRLDAAERTVAVARLEPAQTLGELAPATLVVEAVLERLDVKQDLFRELEDVVAEDCLLATNTSSLSVTAIGGALRRPGRFVGLHFFNPAPLMPLVEVVSGAATDVTAATRAYETARAWGKTPVACADTPGFLVNRIARPFYAEAFAVYEEQGADPATIDAVLRESGGFRMGPFELTDLIGQDVNEAVTRSVWDGFFQDAKFRPSLAQRRLVEAGRLGRKSGQGWYAYGEDPERPEPHTAGPAGPPARVTVEGDLESAGELIPMMREAGIEVVQEDEDKGTRIMLPSGGQLVQADGQTSVEFRDVVYFDLAFDYRKATRIALATSQEGNPRTIGEAVGLFQALGKEVSVIGDVPGMIVARTVARIIDLAHDALARGVATEGDIDTAMRLGVNYPLGPLEWDRRLGRGWACGLLEELHERDPSGRHAPSLALFRHSYTPKKWEGSA, encoded by the coding sequence ATGACAGCACATGACCGCCTCGTCGGCGTGGTGGGCACCGGCACCATGGGGCAGGGCATCGCCCAGGTCGCCCTCGTCGCCGGGCATCCCGTCCGGCTGTACGACGCCGTGCCAGGGCGTGCGAGGAGCGCCGCCGAGTCGATCGCCGCGCGCCTCGACCGGCTCGTCGAGAAGGGCCGCTTGGACGCCGCCGAGCGGACGGTCGCCGTCGCCCGGCTCGAACCCGCGCAGACGCTCGGCGAGTTGGCGCCCGCGACGCTCGTGGTCGAGGCCGTCCTGGAGCGACTCGACGTCAAGCAGGACCTGTTCCGCGAGCTGGAGGACGTCGTCGCGGAGGACTGTCTGCTCGCGACCAACACCTCGTCCCTGTCCGTGACGGCGATCGGCGGGGCGCTGCGCCGGCCGGGCCGCTTCGTGGGGCTGCACTTCTTCAACCCGGCGCCCCTGATGCCGCTGGTGGAGGTCGTCTCCGGCGCCGCCACCGATGTCACCGCGGCCACGCGCGCGTACGAGACCGCCCGGGCCTGGGGCAAGACCCCGGTGGCCTGTGCGGACACCCCCGGCTTCCTGGTCAACCGGATCGCGCGGCCCTTCTACGCGGAGGCGTTCGCCGTGTACGAGGAGCAGGGCGCCGACCCCGCCACCATCGACGCCGTGCTGCGGGAGAGCGGCGGCTTCAGGATGGGGCCGTTCGAACTCACCGACCTGATCGGGCAGGACGTCAACGAGGCCGTGACGCGCTCCGTGTGGGACGGCTTCTTCCAGGACGCGAAGTTCCGGCCCTCGCTGGCCCAGCGCCGCCTGGTGGAGGCCGGCCGCCTGGGCCGCAAGTCGGGCCAGGGCTGGTACGCGTACGGGGAGGACCCCGAGCGTCCCGAGCCGCACACCGCGGGGCCGGCCGGGCCGCCCGCGCGCGTGACCGTCGAGGGCGACCTGGAGTCCGCGGGCGAGCTGATTCCGATGATGCGCGAGGCGGGCATCGAGGTCGTCCAGGAGGACGAGGACAAGGGCACGCGCATCATGCTGCCCAGCGGCGGCCAGCTCGTGCAGGCGGACGGCCAGACGTCCGTCGAGTTCCGCGACGTCGTCTACTTCGACCTCGCCTTCGACTACCGCAAGGCCACCCGCATCGCCCTGGCCACCAGCCAGGAAGGCAACCCGCGCACCATCGGCGAGGCCGTCGGCCTCTTCCAGGCGCTCGGCAAGGAGGTCAGCGTCATCGGCGACGTGCCCGGCATGATCGTGGCTCGCACCGTGGCGCGGATCATCGACCTGGCGCACGACGCCCTCGCGCGCGGGGTGGCCACCGAGGGCGACATCGACACCGCGATGCGCCTGGGCGTCAACTACCCGCTGGGGCCCCTGGAGTGGGATCGCAGGCTCGGCCGGGGCTGGGCCTGCGGGCTGCTCGAGGAACTGCACGAACGCGACCCCTCGGGGCGGCACGCGCCGTCCCTGGCCCTCTTCCGGCACTCGTACACCCCCAAGAAGTGGGAGGGCTCCGCATGA
- a CDS encoding molybdopterin molybdotransferase MoeA codes for MSAPNGRSPQAVPVGVDPMDVDVDEALALANDNRPHGGRHHGEQRHGEPHQDDRRRDEQPKGERTTERTTPQNSATPGTPVPAPSHRHAATSWATARRTAARAERGPRGARSVPLDQALGLVLAAPLTALTDLPSFDTSAMDGWVVAGPGPWAVGGEGLLAGHEPPAPLTDGEAAAIATGARVPSDATAVIRSEHGHLDAGGQLHALHAVAHGQDIRPRGQECRSGELLLPAGALVTPAVLGLAAAAGYDTLTVVPRPTVEVLILGDELLTAGLPRDGLIRDALGPMLPHWLRALGVEVIAVRRLGDDAKALLKAVREAGTDLVVTTGGTASGPVDHVHPTLRALDAELLVDGVAVRPGHPMLLARLKEGQHLVGLPGNPLAAVSGLLTLAEPLLRVLSGRAQDQTHSSAQRQSHGGQRQLDGGRTADAYTAPLHTPAPGHPHDTRLIPIVLRQDDGSGHEWAVPLHYNGPAMLRGIAAADGLAVIPPGGATEGQEVEILDLPWSWNPGLPGLNPAGNEGCFT; via the coding sequence ATGAGCGCCCCCAACGGGCGGTCGCCGCAGGCCGTCCCGGTGGGCGTCGATCCGATGGACGTCGACGTGGACGAGGCACTCGCCCTGGCCAACGACAACCGCCCCCACGGCGGCCGGCACCACGGAGAGCAACGCCACGGAGAACCGCACCAGGACGACCGGCGCCGCGACGAACAGCCCAAGGGCGAGCGGACCACCGAGCGGACCACCCCGCAGAACTCCGCCACACCCGGGACTCCGGTCCCCGCCCCATCGCACCGACATGCCGCGACCTCCTGGGCCACGGCCCGCCGCACCGCCGCACGGGCCGAACGCGGCCCCCGCGGAGCGCGCAGCGTCCCGCTCGACCAGGCGCTCGGCCTGGTCCTCGCTGCCCCGCTGACCGCCCTGACGGACCTGCCCTCCTTCGACACCTCGGCGATGGACGGCTGGGTCGTCGCGGGCCCGGGCCCCTGGGCCGTGGGCGGCGAAGGGCTGCTCGCCGGACACGAGCCGCCCGCCCCGCTGACCGACGGCGAGGCCGCGGCGATCGCGACCGGCGCCCGCGTGCCCTCGGACGCCACGGCCGTCATCCGCAGCGAGCACGGACACCTCGACGCGGGCGGCCAGTTGCACGCGCTGCACGCCGTCGCCCACGGTCAGGACATCCGCCCCCGCGGCCAGGAGTGCCGCAGCGGCGAACTGCTGCTGCCCGCAGGCGCCCTCGTCACCCCGGCCGTCCTCGGTCTCGCCGCCGCCGCGGGCTACGACACCCTGACCGTCGTCCCGCGACCGACGGTCGAAGTCCTGATCCTCGGCGACGAGTTGCTCACCGCCGGTCTCCCCCGCGACGGCCTCATCCGGGACGCGCTCGGCCCGATGCTCCCGCACTGGCTGCGTGCGCTCGGCGTCGAGGTGATCGCCGTACGCAGGCTCGGCGACGACGCGAAAGCGCTGCTCAAGGCGGTACGGGAGGCCGGCACCGACCTGGTCGTGACCACCGGCGGCACCGCGTCCGGCCCCGTCGACCACGTGCACCCCACCCTGCGCGCCCTCGACGCCGAACTCCTCGTCGACGGGGTCGCCGTCCGCCCCGGCCACCCGATGCTGCTGGCCCGGCTCAAGGAGGGGCAGCACCTCGTCGGCCTCCCCGGCAACCCGCTGGCCGCCGTCTCCGGCCTGCTCACGCTCGCCGAGCCGCTGCTCCGGGTGCTCTCGGGCCGGGCGCAGGACCAGACGCACAGCTCCGCGCAGCGCCAATCCCACGGCGGGCAGCGGCAGTTGGACGGGGGCCGGACCGCGGACGCGTACACCGCACCCCTGCACACGCCCGCCCCCGGTCACCCTCACGACACCCGCCTCATCCCCATCGTGCTGCGGCAGGACGACGGCAGTGGGCACGAGTGGGCGGTGCCGCTGCACTACAACGGTCCGGCCATGCTGCGCGGCATCGCAGCCGCCGATGGGCTCGCCGTCATCCCGCCCGGCGGCGCCACGGAGGGCCAGGAGGTGGAGATCCTCGACCTGCCGTGGTCGTGGAACCCTGGCCTGCCCGGTCTCAACCCGGCGGGAAACGAAGGGTGTTTCACGTGA
- the pdhA gene encoding pyruvate dehydrogenase (acetyl-transferring) E1 component subunit alpha: MTVMDQRATREGRPVPPPAWQPRTDPAPLLPDAEPHRVLGTDAAARVDPELLRRLYTEVVRGRRYNAQATALTKQGRLAVYPSTTGQEAAEVAAALVLEERDWLFPSYRDTLAAVARGLDPVQALTLLRGDWHTGYDPREHRIAPLCTPLATQLPHAVGLAHAAQLKGDDVVALAMVGDGGTSEGDFHEALNFAAVWQAPVVFLVQNNGFAISVPLAKQTAAPSLAHKAVGYGMPGRLVDGNDAAALHEVLSDAVSRAREGGGPTLIEAVTYRMDAHTNADDATRYRTEAEVEMWRAHDPVLLLERELTGRGLIDEDGIRAVRDGAEEQAAELRARMNQDPALDPMDLFGDVYAEQTPQLREQAALLRAELDAEAEGEQA, encoded by the coding sequence ATGACGGTCATGGACCAGCGGGCCACGCGCGAGGGCAGGCCCGTCCCGCCGCCCGCCTGGCAGCCCCGCACGGATCCCGCGCCGCTGCTGCCCGACGCCGAGCCCCACCGGGTCCTGGGCACCGACGCCGCCGCCCGCGTCGACCCGGAGCTGCTGCGCCGCCTGTACACGGAGGTGGTGCGCGGCCGCAGGTACAACGCGCAGGCGACCGCGCTGACCAAGCAGGGCCGCCTCGCCGTGTACCCCTCGACGACCGGCCAGGAGGCCGCCGAGGTCGCCGCGGCGCTGGTCCTCGAGGAGCGGGACTGGCTCTTCCCCAGCTACCGCGACACCCTCGCGGCCGTCGCCCGCGGCCTCGACCCCGTACAGGCCCTGACGCTGCTGCGGGGCGACTGGCACACCGGATACGACCCGCGCGAGCACCGCATCGCGCCGTTGTGCACCCCGCTCGCGACGCAGCTCCCGCACGCCGTGGGCCTCGCACATGCCGCGCAGCTAAAGGGCGACGATGTGGTGGCGCTCGCCATGGTCGGCGACGGCGGCACCAGTGAGGGCGACTTCCACGAGGCGCTGAACTTCGCCGCCGTGTGGCAGGCACCGGTCGTCTTCCTCGTACAGAACAACGGGTTCGCCATCTCCGTGCCGCTGGCCAAGCAGACCGCGGCGCCGTCCCTGGCCCACAAGGCCGTCGGGTACGGGATGCCGGGCCGCCTGGTCGACGGGAATGACGCCGCGGCCCTGCACGAGGTGCTCAGTGACGCGGTCTCCCGCGCGCGTGAGGGCGGTGGCCCGACGCTGATCGAGGCCGTCACGTACCGGATGGACGCGCACACGAACGCCGACGACGCGACCCGCTACCGCACCGAAGCCGAGGTCGAGATGTGGCGCGCGCACGACCCGGTCCTGCTCCTGGAGCGGGAGTTGACCGGGCGCGGGCTCATCGACGAGGACGGCATCCGGGCCGTGCGCGACGGCGCGGAGGAACAGGCGGCCGAGCTGCGCGCGCGCATGAACCAGGACCCCGCCCTCGATCCGATGGACCTGTTCGGCGACGTGTACGCGGAGCAGACCCCCCAACTGAGGGAGCAGGCGGCACTGTTGCGTGCCGAGCTGGACGCCGAGGCGGAAGGGGAGCAGGCATGA
- a CDS encoding DUF6457 domain-containing protein, whose product MNAYDAIVLAGGGARRLGGADKPGVRVGGRALLDRVLHACAGARATVVVAEPRRTARPVVWAREDPPGGGPLAALEAGVRGLEAAPERVAESILVLSADLPFLGDRTVRGLLDALEAESELGGANDGVTGEAVDGALLADGDGRDQPLVAAYRYAALRRVLGELKAQHGDLSGLPLRLFTRNLRLTRITDPVASFDCDTWDDIAAARSRIREHGRVLDEWITAAKNELGIDLDVDTGVLLDLARDAAHGVARPAAPLTTFLVGYAAAQAGGGPEAVASAAAKAAELANRWAQEAEAKPDDAG is encoded by the coding sequence ATGAACGCGTACGACGCCATCGTCCTCGCCGGGGGCGGCGCGCGCCGGCTCGGCGGCGCGGACAAGCCGGGTGTGCGGGTCGGCGGTCGCGCGCTGCTCGACCGGGTCCTGCACGCGTGCGCCGGGGCCCGCGCCACCGTGGTGGTCGCCGAGCCGCGCCGCACCGCGCGCCCCGTCGTCTGGGCCCGCGAGGACCCGCCGGGCGGGGGGCCGCTCGCCGCTCTGGAGGCGGGGGTTCGGGGACTCGAGGCCGCACCGGAACGGGTGGCGGAGAGCATCCTCGTGCTCTCCGCCGATCTGCCGTTCCTGGGCGACCGCACCGTACGAGGCCTTCTCGACGCGCTCGAAGCCGAAAGCGAACTCGGCGGCGCGAACGACGGCGTGACCGGCGAGGCGGTCGACGGCGCGCTGCTGGCCGACGGCGACGGCCGTGACCAGCCGCTCGTCGCCGCCTACCGGTACGCGGCACTGCGACGCGTCCTCGGCGAACTCAAGGCCCAACACGGTGACCTCTCGGGCCTTCCGCTGCGCCTGTTCACCCGTAACCTCAGGCTGACCCGCATCACCGACCCCGTCGCGTCGTTCGACTGCGACACCTGGGACGACATCGCCGCCGCCCGGTCACGTATCAGGGAGCATGGACGAGTGCTTGACGAATGGATCACCGCAGCCAAGAACGAACTGGGCATCGACCTGGACGTCGACACGGGCGTCCTGCTCGACCTCGCCCGTGACGCCGCGCACGGCGTCGCGCGCCCCGCGGCACCGCTGACGACGTTCCTCGTCGGATACGCGGCGGCGCAGGCAGGAGGCGGCCCCGAAGCCGTGGCGTCCGCCGCGGCGAAGGCGGCCGAGCTCGCCAATCGCTGGGCGCAGGAGGCCGAGGCCAAGCCGGACGACGCGGGATGA
- a CDS encoding dihydrolipoamide acetyltransferase family protein — MAQVLEFKLPDLGEGLTEAEIVQWLVGVGDVVAVDQPVVEVETAKAMVEVPCPYGGVVTARFGDEGSELPVGAPLLMVAVGAKSSSDVPLSDVPAPSSAAAEEPAKARQEVQREASQGAPEKAEKAENADKAQKAEGSGNVLVGYGTTTAPTRRRRVRPAPLDSVPAAPESAPRAQGPVPVISPLVRKLARDRGVDLRELTGSGPDGLILRGDVENAANAASTADATSTANAASAATEAPAAPAPAPAPAATRQEHRTPLRGIRGAVADKLSRSRREIPDATCWVDADATELMHARVAMNSATGPSAGPKISVLALLARICTAALARYPELNATVDTERREIVRLDEVHLGFAAQTDRGLVVPVVRDAHARGAESLSAEFARLTEAARSGKLSPSQLTGGTFTLNNYGVFGVDGSTPIINHPEAAMLGVGRIAAKPWVHEGELAVRQVVQLSLTFDHRVCDGGTAGGFLRYVADCVEQPAVLLRTL, encoded by the coding sequence ATGGCGCAGGTGCTCGAGTTCAAGCTGCCCGACCTCGGGGAGGGTCTCACCGAGGCGGAGATCGTGCAGTGGCTGGTGGGAGTCGGTGACGTCGTCGCCGTCGACCAGCCCGTCGTCGAGGTGGAGACGGCCAAGGCGATGGTCGAGGTGCCGTGCCCGTACGGCGGTGTGGTCACGGCCCGCTTCGGTGACGAGGGCAGCGAACTGCCGGTCGGGGCGCCGCTGTTGATGGTGGCCGTGGGCGCGAAGTCGTCGTCGGACGTGCCGCTGTCGGACGTTCCCGCACCGTCTTCGGCCGCCGCGGAAGAGCCCGCGAAGGCGCGCCAGGAGGTGCAACGGGAGGCTTCCCAGGGGGCTCCTGAGAAGGCCGAGAAGGCAGAGAACGCGGACAAGGCCCAGAAGGCCGAGGGCTCGGGGAACGTGCTGGTGGGGTACGGAACCACCACCGCGCCGACCCGGCGCAGGCGGGTGCGGCCCGCGCCGCTGGACAGCGTGCCCGCCGCACCGGAGAGCGCACCGCGCGCCCAGGGGCCTGTCCCCGTGATCTCCCCGCTCGTCCGCAAGCTCGCCCGCGACCGCGGCGTGGACCTCAGAGAGCTGACCGGGTCGGGGCCCGACGGGCTCATCCTCAGGGGAGACGTGGAAAACGCGGCCAACGCCGCCAGCACGGCAGACGCCACGAGCACGGCCAACGCCGCGAGCGCCGCCACCGAGGCGCCCGCCGCCCCTGCGCCCGCCCCCGCTCCGGCCGCCACCCGGCAGGAGCACCGCACCCCCCTGCGCGGCATTCGCGGCGCCGTGGCCGACAAGCTGTCCCGCAGCCGGCGCGAGATACCCGACGCGACCTGCTGGGTGGACGCCGACGCCACGGAACTCATGCACGCGCGCGTGGCGATGAATTCCGCGACCGGCCCCTCCGCGGGCCCCAAGATCTCCGTGCTCGCGCTCCTCGCCCGCATCTGCACCGCGGCCCTGGCCCGCTACCCGGAGCTGAACGCCACGGTGGACACCGAGCGGCGCGAGATAGTCCGGCTCGACGAGGTGCACCTCGGGTTCGCCGCGCAGACCGACCGCGGCCTGGTCGTGCCCGTCGTACGCGACGCCCACGCACGCGGTGCCGAGTCGCTGAGCGCCGAGTTCGCCCGGCTGACCGAGGCGGCCCGGTCCGGGAAGCTGTCGCCCTCGCAACTCACCGGCGGCACCTTCACGCTGAACAACTACGGGGTGTTCGGCGTCGACGGCTCCACGCCGATCATCAACCACCCCGAGGCGGCCATGCTCGGCGTCGGCCGCATCGCCGCCAAGCCCTGGGTGCACGAAGGGGAGTTGGCGGTCCGCCAGGTCGTACAGCTCTCGCTCACCTTCGACCACCGGGTGTGCGACGGCGGCACGGCGGGCGGCTTCCTCCGGTACGTCGCGGACTGCGTGGAACAACCGGCGGTGCTGCTGCGCACCCTGTGA
- a CDS encoding TetR/AcrR family transcriptional regulator, translated as MTTARRDTGARRDTYTPESLLAVAVTVFNERGYDGTSMEHLSKAAGISKSSIYHHVTGKEELLRRAVSRALDGLFGILDEQPARAGRAIERLEYVTRRMVEVLTGELPYVTLLLRVRGNTDTERWAMERRREFDHQVAQLLRAAAADGDVRGDIEVRLATRLVFGMINSLVEWYRPDGGGLGDREVADAVVELVFQGLRKAG; from the coding sequence ATGACCACCGCACGACGGGACACGGGCGCGCGCCGCGACACCTACACGCCCGAAAGCCTCCTCGCGGTCGCGGTCACCGTCTTCAACGAGCGTGGCTACGACGGCACCTCCATGGAGCACCTCTCCAAGGCGGCCGGCATCTCCAAGTCGTCGATCTACCACCATGTGACGGGCAAGGAGGAGCTGCTGCGCCGCGCCGTGAGCCGCGCGCTCGACGGTCTCTTCGGGATCCTCGACGAGCAACCCGCGCGCGCGGGACGCGCGATCGAGCGCCTGGAGTACGTCACGCGGCGCATGGTCGAGGTGCTCACCGGTGAACTGCCGTACGTGACCCTCCTGTTGCGGGTGCGCGGCAACACCGACACCGAGCGGTGGGCCATGGAGCGGCGCAGGGAGTTCGACCACCAGGTCGCCCAGCTGCTCAGGGCGGCCGCTGCCGACGGGGACGTACGCGGTGACATCGAGGTGCGGCTCGCCACGCGGCTCGTCTTCGGGATGATCAACTCGCTCGTGGAGTGGTACCGGCCGGACGGCGGCGGGCTCGGCGACCGTGAAGTGGCGGACGCCGTGGTCGAGCTGGTCTTCCAGGGGCTGCGCAAGGCCGGCTGA
- a CDS encoding alpha-ketoacid dehydrogenase subunit beta, which produces MTTVARPPRSKPATKPATMAQALGRALRDSMAADPSVHVMGEDVGTLGGVFRITDGLAKEFGEDRCTDTPLAEAGILGAAVGMAMYGLRPVVEMQFDAFAYPAFEQLISHVARMRNRTRGAMPLPITVRVPYGGGIGGVEHHSDSSEAYYMATPGLTVVTPATVADAYGLLRQSIASDDPVVFLEPKRLYWTRDSWNPEAPEDVLPIGTAVVRRPGTSATLLTYGPSVPVCLEAAEAARGEGWDLEVVDLRSLVPFDDATVTESVRRTGRAVVVHESGGFGGPGGEIAARVTERCFHHLEAPVLRVAGFDIPYPPPMLERHHLPGVDRVLDAVARLQWDQ; this is translated from the coding sequence ATGACGACTGTGGCCCGGCCGCCCAGGAGCAAGCCCGCGACCAAGCCCGCCACCATGGCGCAGGCCCTCGGCCGCGCGCTGCGCGACTCCATGGCCGCGGACCCGTCCGTGCACGTCATGGGCGAGGACGTGGGCACCCTGGGCGGCGTCTTCCGGATCACCGACGGGCTCGCGAAGGAGTTCGGCGAGGACCGCTGCACGGACACCCCGCTCGCCGAGGCGGGCATCCTCGGCGCCGCCGTGGGCATGGCGATGTACGGTCTGCGCCCGGTCGTGGAAATGCAGTTCGACGCGTTCGCGTACCCCGCCTTCGAGCAGCTGATCTCGCACGTCGCGCGGATGCGCAACCGCACGCGCGGCGCCATGCCGCTGCCCATCACCGTGCGGGTGCCGTACGGCGGCGGGATCGGCGGCGTGGAGCACCACAGCGACTCCTCCGAGGCGTACTACATGGCGACGCCGGGCCTGACCGTCGTCACGCCGGCCACGGTCGCGGACGCGTACGGGCTGCTGAGGCAGTCCATCGCCTCGGACGACCCGGTCGTCTTCCTGGAGCCCAAGCGCCTTTACTGGACGAGGGATTCCTGGAACCCCGAGGCACCGGAAGACGTTCTTCCGATAGGTACGGCAGTGGTTCGCCGCCCCGGCACCAGTGCCACGCTGCTCACGTACGGACCGTCCGTCCCCGTCTGCCTGGAGGCGGCCGAGGCGGCCCGAGGGGAGGGGTGGGATCTTGAAGTGGTCGACCTGCGCTCGCTGGTGCCGTTCGACGACGCGACGGTCACCGAGTCCGTCCGGCGCACGGGACGCGCGGTCGTCGTGCACGAGTCGGGTGGCTTCGGCGGGCCCGGCGGGGAGATCGCCGCGCGCGTGACCGAGCGCTGCTTCCACCACTTGGAGGCGCCGGTGCTGCGGGTGGCCGGTTTCGATATTCCGTATCCGCCGCCCATGCTGGAGCGGCACCATCTGCCCGGAGTGGACCGGGTGCTGGATGCGGTGGCTCGGCTGCAATGGGATCAGTGA
- a CDS encoding Lrp/AsnC family transcriptional regulator, whose protein sequence is MASEQMAEGSGSPVQGPAARPLDAIDRDILQLLLKDGRASIRSVAEQVHVSRANAYARINRLIEDRVIRGFGARVNHERSGQGASAYITLKIVQNTWRTVREQLRRLPEASHIALVSGDFDVLILVHTEDNRALRELVLTKLQSIPEVLSTRTLLVFDEEDLEGSSPDS, encoded by the coding sequence ATGGCATCTGAACAAATGGCCGAAGGCTCCGGGAGCCCGGTCCAGGGCCCCGCGGCCCGCCCGCTGGACGCCATCGACCGGGACATCCTGCAGCTGCTGCTGAAGGACGGGCGCGCGTCGATACGCTCCGTCGCCGAGCAGGTCCATGTGTCCCGGGCGAACGCCTACGCGCGGATCAACCGCCTCATCGAGGACCGCGTGATCCGAGGCTTCGGCGCCCGCGTCAACCACGAGCGGTCAGGCCAGGGCGCCTCCGCCTACATCACGCTCAAGATCGTCCAGAACACCTGGCGGACCGTGCGCGAGCAGCTGCGCCGGCTGCCGGAGGCCTCGCACATCGCACTGGTCAGCGGCGATTTCGACGTCCTGATCCTGGTGCACACGGAGGACAACCGCGCCCTGCGCGAACTGGTCCTCACCAAGCTCCAGTCCATCCCCGAGGTGCTGAGCACGCGCACGCTGCTGGTCTTCGACGAGGAAGACCTCGAAGGGAGCTCGCCGGACTCCTGA